The genomic stretch GCAGAGCTAGTTTCCCTGATGTTGACGtagtaaagcataaagcaaaagaTTGTAAGTATTctgggatttatcgtgtccatagAGAATGGTGGAGGGAAAGAATGTCATTCAACGGTTTCCTCGTTTTTGAGATCGGGTTTAAATGAACTAAAAGTAAAAAGTATAAAcaggaaaataaatacattctccGGAGAGAATAACTTATCAGACATGAATATACACTACTTGTcataaacttaaacttattgatcAGTTGCACTTAAgctacaatactcatcaaaatcatcacgtatctctcacatcagtgtccatttctgcaatATCGGTGAGACGTATCACAACCAAGATTATGTCTAACGCAAAGTTGCAAGAACACccatattctcgcgtcggcgatctctcgcgcgaaactcaaacacaaaagcattaagcgTCGATACAAAACTGATTGTTAGCTCTGACCCTATCTCTAGAATCAAGAAACTAACATATTTCCTTCCCTAATCGAGACTtttgatgtctatttctacaacatcccaaatccaaacataaatgcaaaaagatcaaggaaagcaACAAGATTGATTTGTAAAGCAGATTTGATACAACACAATGATCAACAAATTTACATATGTtcagagtaaatatacaaacaaaacccaacaaaagagaaatacacaaaaagGAAGAtaaataaaccaaacatctcacaagttgtcagctccgattgatgaagaatccacctccaatcatccaaatgcaagacCCAATGTTGTTTTCTAAACTATTCTAATAAAAAAATGGTTGTGATTATGTtaggactcaaaaatacccaaatcaTAACCCTAGAAATGAAAAAAAGCGTGTAAATATAAGGTGCTGAAAAGTGAAATCACGCTTAGCGGtagcagagcccgcttagcgcacCCTGATGTAATGCGGAAAATTTAGATTTTGTTtccgccataacttgagaaccgtaattCCGATTTATGAACGGTTTGtagtgttggaaagcttattcaatgctctatcttgCAATGCATAAATATCATTGCTTGAATAACTacaaaaatgagataaaaataattaaactcaATGACATTTACACGATAACGCACGGTATACACGCTAACATAAACTATACAAAATGTACAAAAAATTGTGGTTTATTGACGAAAAGCAAATGAATAAGCCGATTAATGCTAATTATTCATACTCAAATTCACAATAAATTAGCACTAAGCACCCGCCTCCGACAAACCGTCTTTCTATAGTGTTAAGCGTGTGATGTGTGACTCTGTTGTCGTCGCCCTAATGCAACTCTTTGGCTTTGTTGGGCCTAGGGCTCCCAACATAGTCTTGCCTAGATTTTTCTGACGAGCGAAAGGAGTCGCCTTTTACATATTTTTTGAGGTGCCCCTCATGTATTAGTTTCTCAATTTCCTTCTTAAGCTGATAATAGTCCTGGGTGTGATGTCACTTTACCTTATGGAACTTCCACCCTCTTCCTAGTTCATAACCCATCAAATTCTCCTTAGGAGTAGGCGGTGTAGAGATGTTGTGCAAGTGAAGTACCTCCCGAAAAATTTATTCACGACGAGTGTTTAAACGTGTGAAGTTCTCTGTTGCCTTACCTACTCTTTTGAGCACTAACATGTCCTTTATGGACAAGGTATAATTATTTTCCTCTGATGGTGCGAGCTCTCGGTGTTGGGAGTGGGCTCTTTGACATTGTGTGTCTTCTTATCAGTGTTGCTTTCCTCGCCATTTATGTGACACTCAGCTCTGGTGACCACTTctaccaacaacaacatttgcTTCTCCGCGAGGGATTTGTTGAAGTGTCCCGCCTTAAGTTCATTTTAGAATGCCCGCACAAACATTTCTTTATTTGATGGAACGACTCTAATGGTGGCCTAATTGAAGCGATCAAGATAGTACTAACGACTCTAATTGAACCTGGCGTATATTAAAGACACTAGTACTGGACATCTTTCTGTGGACGATAATGTCACGATCTTTCTGTGGACGATAATGTCACAAATTTCGTCTATCCTATGgtcaattgacaaatatttttacaAAGTCTCTATAAGGCCCCAAAGTTGTGTGTGTGTAAATATTTAGAAAGATTATTGATATCTGTAAATATATTTAGAATAGAATATTCAGTAACATTCTTAAGTATATTGTAATATATTCCTTTTGTAATCATTACTCTTAGATGTGTATATCTTTATATAATAAAACTTATGTAATGTCGTAGTACTATATTTGAACACgaaattatgttttttattttctcttatttcaaTAAGTAAATAAAATCTCTAATAGCACATACAAATATGAATTCTaatatgtttttaaattttttgacgGATTAATGTAATATGTTTTTCACCCATTAAAATGAATGGATATAATGATTTCCTTatatataagcaaaaaaaaattcattataaAATAAGATCATTCTTTTTTCTTGAGAGATGATTAATAGTAGTATATATTAATCATCCTCAAGTAGTCAGATATAAAATTAGAAGCATGTATTCATCATCAAAGAACATAATCTATAAAACTATATATGAAGGAACATAATAATAttctttgaaaaaataatattgaataaagaacaaattttatctGCCATGCATGCATGCAACATTATTCACACACTTATGTCATACAAAGCTTGCACCATCCTCCACCGATTGATTCCGGCGAAGCCTATTTTTCTTCTTGTCGCCGCCGCAGACAATGGAGCATTCAACACCACAAATAACACTAAAGCAAGAGAATAAACCATTTCCACCACCACCTTCACCTTCTGTGCGCCTACGTGAAAGCTTCCCTTTCTTCCTGCTAGATGATGGCCTGCTTGACATCTCTCCGCCATCATACACCGGAGCCAAGTCCGTCCGCCACCTCTCGATTTTAGGTTGCAATTCTTCGACACTCTCGTCTAAGCTCCATCCTCCTATTGTGGAATTCTCTCCTTCATCCATCACAGGCTGCCTCGCCACCACCGCTGCGACTTCTGATGCTGACGGACCTAATTCGGAGTCGGTTATTATAGGACGATGGTGACCTTTGGTTGATCTGTATGGAGTACCGTACTCCATTGCATTCGCAGCTGCGTTGTTTACAGCGAATGCATGTAGTGGCGTGGCTCGTACGCCACCTTTGTTGTAAGTCCTCGCCGGAGTGTTTTGAAATTGCGGTTTCGGCGAGGGTTTAACTTCGTAATCATAACTAACTTTAGGTGTTTCTTTGAATTCGTTTGGATAAATTCTCGGTGTTTTGCCGGATTTACCCTTTTTTGAGGTTTTCTTAGGCTTCACGTCAGAGCCACTCAATGTAGACGTAGCTTTTTTCTTGCTGATTGAGCTAACATCTGAAGGGGTAACTTGGGAACTTGATTTTCCCCTTTTAGCTTTGAGTCGTTTCTCATGCTCCATAACTTCTGAGACGATCATAGAGCTCGTGTCACTCTTGGTGCGTCGAATCTCTGGCATGGCTTCGTGGTTTTGCTGATTGTGATGATCATTATGATATCCAACGGTCGGGGTGTTATTGTGTGTGTAAAGAGGCATGCTTCGCATGGAACTGTCGATGACAGCCACGCCGACGTTTAAAATACCTTTCGGGCGGCCAGAGGGTCGTCGGACCTGGAGTCCCACAAACCGCATGCCAGGAGGTTTATAGTTATTGCTATGGGAAGGTCGTGATGGTGGGACAATGTCGTCCGAGAGGACAAGGGCAGTACCTACATGGATGTCTTTGAACCAATGAATGGCATAGATGTCAATTGTTATTGTTGAGTTTTCGTCGTATAGAAAGTCTTCGTCTACCCGAAAGACAAACTTGTCATTCCATGCCGGATTGGTACCACCTTGCGAATCAACCCGGGTGGAGAGCTTGCGGTCAGGGTCCATCCATGCAATGGCGTAGGTTCGCATGGAGCGACACACCTCGGCTAAATCTTGTGCGGATATGACATTGAGTTCTAGGAGTTGGTAACATGCCAAAATATTTGACATGATACCGACTAATGATTATGATGCAATCGCATCAACAAGATGAAGGAATTGAGAATACAAGGCT from Vicia villosa cultivar HV-30 ecotype Madison, WI linkage group LG4, Vvil1.0, whole genome shotgun sequence encodes the following:
- the LOC131598279 gene encoding uncharacterized protein LOC131598279; this translates as MSNILACYQLLELNVISAQDLAEVCRSMRTYAIAWMDPDRKLSTRVDSQGGTNPAWNDKFVFRVDEDFLYDENSTITIDIYAIHWFKDIHVGTALVLSDDIVPPSRPSHSNNYKPPGMRFVGLQVRRPSGRPKGILNVGVAVIDSSMRSMPLYTHNNTPTVGYHNDHHNQQNHEAMPEIRRTKSDTSSMIVSEVMEHEKRLKAKRGKSSSQVTPSDVSSISKKKATSTLSGSDVKPKKTSKKGKSGKTPRIYPNEFKETPKVSYDYEVKPSPKPQFQNTPARTYNKGGVRATPLHAFAVNNAAANAMEYGTPYRSTKGHHRPIITDSELGPSASEVAAVVARQPVMDEGENSTIGGWSLDESVEELQPKIERWRTDLAPVYDGGEMSSRPSSSRKKGKLSRRRTEGEGGGGNGLFSCFSVICGVECSIVCGGDKKKNRLRRNQSVEDGASFV